The region AAGCCAATATTGGACCCACCATGACATTCAAATTCTTGAATGAGTTCTTGGGCGGCTATGACACTGTTGGAATCACCGTGGCAGAACTTAGGAATTATGTCCAAGGTCTGAAAACTTATGTCGAAGGTTCTGATGCACAAATGTTGTTAGATGAAATGGCGAGGAAAAAGAAGGCATGTCCTGATTTCACATATCACTATCAGCTTGGGAGTTCAAAAGAGTTGAAAGCGCTTTTCTGGTGCGATGCAATATCTAAGCGGAATTATCAACTGTATGGTGATGTTGTCTCCTTCGACTCCACATACAATACCAATAGGTAATGCCTTGTtcgtttatatataaattctgCATTCCATGTGTTAGGTTTCTGTTTGGATAACATTGTAGATTAGGACTCTAATATTTGCAGTCTATTGTGTATTATATTGCAGTTTTTGGACTCTAATATTGTAGTCTACCATTTACATGTATGAAACAGGTATTGCATGATATTTTCACCCTTCACGGGCAAGGACAACCATGGAAAGCCAGTCACATTTGGAGCTGCACTCTTATCCAATGAGACCACAGAATCTTATTCTTGGCTCTTCAAGCACTTTTTGGAATCCATGGGTCAAGCTCCTAAGATGATTGTTACTGACCAAGATAGAGGTATGAGAGCAGCTATTCGTGATGTTTTGGTGGATACAAAGCATAGATGGTGCATGTGGCACATTATGCTTAAACTTACCGACAAAATTCCAAGGAGATGTCTAGAAGATGAAGAGTTGAAAAAAGAGATTAGTGCTTGTGTGTGGTCTGAGGTACTAGAGCCGGAAGAGTTTGAAGATTCATGGATGGGGATAATGGAGCGTTATGAGCTTCTTCATGTCGAGTGGTTTGTAACAATGTTTGACGATAGAGAGATGTGGGTCCCTGCCTATTTTAGAGACTTTCCCATGGGGTCTCTTATTAGGACGACGTTTGTTTCCGAGTCTGAGAATAGCTTTTATAAAACATTCACCAGACCTCGCTCTAATCTAGTTGAGTTCatcatgaattttgatcaTGCCTTGGCTGCACAGAGAAATTCTAGCTCGAAGTTAGATTATATGGATTCAACTATTATACCACCGTTCTCCAGTCAGTTGGTATTAGAAAAGCATGCTGCAACAAAGTACACTGATCAAATGTTCAAGAGAGTGCAACGTGAGATAGTGGACGCATTGCACCATTGTAGCACTGATGGTTTGTTGAAAGATGATATGTTAGAGATCTCCACAATAAAGGACAAGTATAGTAAATCTTGGGTTGTTACCTACACGATCAGTGAGGATTCGTATACCTGTTCTTGCAAATTGTTTGGGAGAGAGGGAATTCTTTGTAGtcatatatttttggttttcaaGAACAGGTTTTTGAAGGTTATACCTGATAAGTACTTCCATGTGAGGTGGTTGAAGACTGCCTTAGCTGATGCTATTCGTGGACCAGCTCGATGTTTGACAGATCCTGAACTTTTATCAGATCCAAACCAACAGTCAAAGAATAAAGTTGCTGACATATTTTTCAGTTACATGAAAAAATTTGATGCTGATAGTGCCATCATTGATTTGTTTTCAGCTGGAATTGATGAGCTTGGGAAGAGTCTTATGACAAGAATCCATGAACCATCTTCAGGAGACAAGGATAAGCCAGTTAAAGATTTCTATTTTGCTGAAAAGCCAGCTGTGGTTAGAGTACAACCACCATCAGTTGTGTCCACCAAAGGTTCGAAAAGTGATTCCAAAAGCCGTTTGGTGTCCGCGAAGGAAAAGGTTATAAAGTTGAACAGCAAACCATTGCGTCAGTGTAAAAAATGTGGCGAATTTGGTCACCATGACTCTAGGAACTGTGGTcgacaaaagggaaaataaaattgttagttcatttttacattatcAGGTTGCAGTCTTATACAGAAGATATTGCAGTATTAGGGTAGATATATTGCAGTCTAATGAAACGATTGCAGACAcactattttcttctttctattccttcattactattaattttatactattgtttCCAAGTTGCCTTTTATTCCATTAAATAGTCTAACttcaatcttttttaattacaaaattttacaGTACTATATTGCAGTCTTATTCAATGAATATTGCTGTGTTACCACAGCAATGTTGCAGTTTACATATTATTGTTACAATTGTTCTTTCTGATGTAGTTTAATAGAACGAGAGTATAGCTAGGTGGTACACAACCTTAAAGTCAGTATTCTCTACAACCAAAGCATAATTAGCTTTCAAGTGCTAGGAAAACATCACATGACTTTGCATAAAAGAAACTTAAAAGAATCATCTAGTGaatgaaattaatggaatTTGAGTGAACATTTCTTTAAAGTCATGTGATGTTTTCCTAGCACTTGAAAGCTAATTATGCTTTGGTTGTAGAGAATACTGACTTTAAGGTTGTGTACCACCTAGCTATACTCTCGTTCTATTAAACTACATCAGAAAGAACAATTGTAACCTGCAACATTGCTGTGGTAACACAGCAATATTCATTGAATAAGACTGCAATATAGTACtgtaaaattttgtaattaaaaaagattgaaGTTAGACTATTTAATGGAATAAAAGGCAACTTGGaaacaatagtataaaattaatagtaatgaaggaatagaaagaagaaaatagtgTGTCTGCACTCGTTTCATTAGACTGCAATATATCTACCCTAATACTGCAATATCTTCTGTATAAGACTGCAACCTgataatgtaaaaatgaactaaaaattttattttcccttttgtcgACCACAGTTC is a window of Salvia hispanica cultivar TCC Black 2014 unplaced genomic scaffold, UniMelb_Shisp_WGS_1.0 HiC_scaffold_342, whole genome shotgun sequence DNA encoding:
- the LOC125198972 gene encoding protein FAR1-RELATED SEQUENCE 5-like, which encodes MGQAPKMIVTDQDRGMRAAIRDVLVDTKHRWCMWHIMLKLTDKIPRRCLEDEELKKEISACVWSEVLEPEEFEDSWMGIMERYELLHVEWFVTMFDDREMWVPAYFRDFPMGSLIRTTFVSESENSFYKTFTRPRSNLVEFIMNFDHALAAQRNSSSKLDYMDSTIIPPFSSQLVLEKHAATKYTDQMFKRVQREIVDALHHCSTDGLLKDDMLEISTIKDKYSKSWVVTYTISEDSYTCSCKLFGREGILCSHIFLVFKNRFLKVIPDKYFHVRWLKTALADAIRGPARCLTDPELLSDPNQQSKNKVADIFFSYMKKFDADSAIIDLFSAGIDELGKSLMTRIHEPSSGDKDKPVKDFYFAEKPAVVRVQPPSVVSTKGSKSDSKSRLVSAKEKVIKLNSKPLRQCKKCGEFGHHDSRNCGRQKGK